From a region of the Phaseolus vulgaris cultivar G19833 chromosome 6, P. vulgaris v2.0, whole genome shotgun sequence genome:
- the LOC137831295 gene encoding uncharacterized protein isoform X1 translates to MSFEDVKAAASEFAKGFNHSYYHPLHIAILKGDWQSTKAFLDNDPSAWTAKITILGRTALHVAAVGGQWPIVEKLVQHVPAQVLEELDLMGCTCLHYVAMGESRSAAEALVAKNPSLTQLTDFKGFTPLIYSITSARCKEMVWYFVLNTTDERPGSPFTGPSAGQLIALLTAAGFHDVTIYLLQRYPNLATLSDSKGSIILNVLSKLPSDFQSGNKLGFWKRCIYHCVPDELDFLPPSHLRGNLKNSLGNSSHHHQSYFGSTMWNGIQNIVPGIKLVREAKLRHVSAARLVELVCTQVSNLNDAEFWQSFVNADIVFNASSSGIVEILRICFQFFPDLVWTHMPNEGYVAQTAIKYRQEKVFSLLCKMPIVCKFLVLALDESQNSTSHLAARFASPQQASISGAAFQMQKELQWFKEVEKWDHPLHKEVKNKDGKTPWQLFREEHKPLLEEAKTWMKDTSNSCMLVATLIATVVFAASITVPGGNNQEKGFPLFLSDSTFMVFIVSDTLALFSSMVSLLMFLSILTAHYAEEDFLKRLPERIILGLASLFFSIVTTMIAFGAGLDLLLRERLKWVSIPIALLACVPVALFARLQLPLFIQMIISTYGSCIYHHQSLW, encoded by the exons ATGTCTTTCGAAGATGTTAAGGCTGCTGCTAGTGAGTTCG CTAAGGGATTTAATCACAGTTACTACCACCCGTTGCACATAGCAATACTAAAAGGAGATTGGCAATCTACAAAGGCTTTTCTTGACAATGATCCAAGTGCATGGACTGCTAAGATCACCATACTTGGCAGGACTGCGCTGCATGTAGCAGCTGTAGGAGGGCAGTGGCCAATTGTTGAGAAGTTGGTGCAACATGTTCCTGCACAAGTACTTGAAGAGCTGGACTTGATGGGTTGTACTTGCCTGCACTATGTTGCAATGGGGGAAAGCAGAAGTGCTGCCGAGGCATTGGTGGCTAAAAATCCCTCTCTGACACAACTCACTGACTTTAAAGGATTCACACCACTTATCTACAGTATTACCTCTGCTAGATGCAAAGAAATGGTGTGGTACTTTGTTTTGAATACTACAGACGAGAGACCTGGCAGTCCTTTCACTGGTCCTTCTGCTGGTCAACTTATTGCTTTGCTTACAGCTGCAGGATTTCATg ATGTCACTATATATCTTCTCCAGCGCTACCCAAATTTGGCTACTCTATCAGACTCAAAGGGAAGCATTATACTTAATGTTTTGTCAAAATTGCCCTCGGACTTTCAAAGTGGAAATAAGCTTGGGTTTTGGAAAAGATGCATTTATCACT GTGTGCCAGATGAACTTGATTTTTTACCACCAAGTCATTTGAGAGGaaatttgaaaaattctttGGGGAATTCAAGCCATCATCACCAATCTTATTTTGGAAGTACAATGTGGAATGGCATTCAGAATATTG TTCCTGGTATAAAGTTAGTCAGAGAGGCTAAGTTGAGACACGTATCTGCTGCGAGATTGGTGGAACTCGTTTGCACACAGGTTTCAAATTTGAATGATGCTGAATTCTGGCAGTCTTTTGTGAATGCAGACATTGTTTTCAATGCCTCATCATCAGGCATAGTTGAAATTTTAAGGATCTGTTTCCAGTTTTTTCCTGATTTGGTTTGGACTCACATGCCAAATGAAGGATATGTAGCTCAAACtgccatcaagtataggcaagAGAAGGTTTTTAGTCTTCTATGCAAGATGCCTATAGTTTGCAAGTTTTTAGTCCTGGCATTAGATGAATCACAAAACTCCACATCACATCTAGCAGCAAGGTTTGCTTCTCCTCAACAGGCATCAATTTCTGGTGCAGCCTTTCAAATGCAAAAAGAGTTGCAGTGGTTTAAG GAAGTAGAGAAATGGGATCACCCTCTTCATAAAGAAGTTAAAAACAAAGATGGTAAAACACCTTGGCAATTGTTCAGGGAAGAGCATAAGCCCTTGCTTGAAGAAGCAAAGACTTGGATGAAAGATACATCAAACTCTTGTATGTTGGTGGCAACTCTTATTGCTACAGTTGTCTTTGCTGCTTCCATAACAGTACCTGGTGGAAACAACCAAGAGAAAGGATTTCCATTATTCTTGTCAGATAGCACATTCATGGTGTTCATTGTGTCAGATACATTAGCTTTGTTTTCCTCCATGGTTTCCCTTTTGATGTTTTTATCAATTCTAACTGCACATTATGCAGAAGAAGATTTTCTCAAGAGATTACCTGAGAGAATAATATTGGGTCTGGCTTCTTTGTTCTTTTCCATTGTAACTACAATGATAGCATTTGGTGCAGGTCTGGATTTGTTGCTAAGGGAGAGACTGAAATGGGTGTCAATCCCAATTGCTCTTCTGGCATGTGTTCCAGTTGCCCTATTTGCAAGGCTTCAACTTCCCTTGTTCATACAAATGATCATATCAACTTATGGTTCTTGTATATATCATCATCAAAGTCTTTGGTAA
- the LOC137831295 gene encoding uncharacterized protein isoform X2 produces MLRLLLVSSELMLLHLWSKAKGFNHSYYHPLHIAILKGDWQSTKAFLDNDPSAWTAKITILGRTALHVAAVGGQWPIVEKLVQHVPAQVLEELDLMGCTCLHYVAMGESRSAAEALVAKNPSLTQLTDFKGFTPLIYSITSARCKEMVWYFVLNTTDERPGSPFTGPSAGQLIALLTAAGFHDVTIYLLQRYPNLATLSDSKGSIILNVLSKLPSDFQSGNKLGFWKRCIYHCVPDELDFLPPSHLRGNLKNSLGNSSHHHQSYFGSTMWNGIQNIVPGIKLVREAKLRHVSAARLVELVCTQVSNLNDAEFWQSFVNADIVFNASSSGIVEILRICFQFFPDLVWTHMPNEGYVAQTAIKYRQEKVFSLLCKMPIVCKFLVLALDESQNSTSHLAARFASPQQASISGAAFQMQKELQWFKEVEKWDHPLHKEVKNKDGKTPWQLFREEHKPLLEEAKTWMKDTSNSCMLVATLIATVVFAASITVPGGNNQEKGFPLFLSDSTFMVFIVSDTLALFSSMVSLLMFLSILTAHYAEEDFLKRLPERIILGLASLFFSIVTTMIAFGAGLDLLLRERLKWVSIPIALLACVPVALFARLQLPLFIQMIISTYGSCIYHHQSLW; encoded by the exons ATGTTAAGGCTGCTGCTAGTGAGTTCG GAACTGATGTTGTTGCATTTATGGTCCAAAGCTAAGGGATTTAATCACAGTTACTACCACCCGTTGCACATAGCAATACTAAAAGGAGATTGGCAATCTACAAAGGCTTTTCTTGACAATGATCCAAGTGCATGGACTGCTAAGATCACCATACTTGGCAGGACTGCGCTGCATGTAGCAGCTGTAGGAGGGCAGTGGCCAATTGTTGAGAAGTTGGTGCAACATGTTCCTGCACAAGTACTTGAAGAGCTGGACTTGATGGGTTGTACTTGCCTGCACTATGTTGCAATGGGGGAAAGCAGAAGTGCTGCCGAGGCATTGGTGGCTAAAAATCCCTCTCTGACACAACTCACTGACTTTAAAGGATTCACACCACTTATCTACAGTATTACCTCTGCTAGATGCAAAGAAATGGTGTGGTACTTTGTTTTGAATACTACAGACGAGAGACCTGGCAGTCCTTTCACTGGTCCTTCTGCTGGTCAACTTATTGCTTTGCTTACAGCTGCAGGATTTCATg ATGTCACTATATATCTTCTCCAGCGCTACCCAAATTTGGCTACTCTATCAGACTCAAAGGGAAGCATTATACTTAATGTTTTGTCAAAATTGCCCTCGGACTTTCAAAGTGGAAATAAGCTTGGGTTTTGGAAAAGATGCATTTATCACT GTGTGCCAGATGAACTTGATTTTTTACCACCAAGTCATTTGAGAGGaaatttgaaaaattctttGGGGAATTCAAGCCATCATCACCAATCTTATTTTGGAAGTACAATGTGGAATGGCATTCAGAATATTG TTCCTGGTATAAAGTTAGTCAGAGAGGCTAAGTTGAGACACGTATCTGCTGCGAGATTGGTGGAACTCGTTTGCACACAGGTTTCAAATTTGAATGATGCTGAATTCTGGCAGTCTTTTGTGAATGCAGACATTGTTTTCAATGCCTCATCATCAGGCATAGTTGAAATTTTAAGGATCTGTTTCCAGTTTTTTCCTGATTTGGTTTGGACTCACATGCCAAATGAAGGATATGTAGCTCAAACtgccatcaagtataggcaagAGAAGGTTTTTAGTCTTCTATGCAAGATGCCTATAGTTTGCAAGTTTTTAGTCCTGGCATTAGATGAATCACAAAACTCCACATCACATCTAGCAGCAAGGTTTGCTTCTCCTCAACAGGCATCAATTTCTGGTGCAGCCTTTCAAATGCAAAAAGAGTTGCAGTGGTTTAAG GAAGTAGAGAAATGGGATCACCCTCTTCATAAAGAAGTTAAAAACAAAGATGGTAAAACACCTTGGCAATTGTTCAGGGAAGAGCATAAGCCCTTGCTTGAAGAAGCAAAGACTTGGATGAAAGATACATCAAACTCTTGTATGTTGGTGGCAACTCTTATTGCTACAGTTGTCTTTGCTGCTTCCATAACAGTACCTGGTGGAAACAACCAAGAGAAAGGATTTCCATTATTCTTGTCAGATAGCACATTCATGGTGTTCATTGTGTCAGATACATTAGCTTTGTTTTCCTCCATGGTTTCCCTTTTGATGTTTTTATCAATTCTAACTGCACATTATGCAGAAGAAGATTTTCTCAAGAGATTACCTGAGAGAATAATATTGGGTCTGGCTTCTTTGTTCTTTTCCATTGTAACTACAATGATAGCATTTGGTGCAGGTCTGGATTTGTTGCTAAGGGAGAGACTGAAATGGGTGTCAATCCCAATTGCTCTTCTGGCATGTGTTCCAGTTGCCCTATTTGCAAGGCTTCAACTTCCCTTGTTCATACAAATGATCATATCAACTTATGGTTCTTGTATATATCATCATCAAAGTCTTTGGTAA